From a single Deinococcus humi genomic region:
- a CDS encoding YdcF family protein, producing the protein MHSRGSTLTLLPLVILALLAIVFLALPNLRVPNAERPYSTLIVLGAAQYAGRPSPAFQRRLNHALALYRGGGVQQIVVTGGRRPNDPFSEGEVGTAYLNQHGVPATALLAETRSRTTIENLRYARTMLLPHTPITLVTDEAHAPRALALARAIGLEANVSASPLSANVNRSYLLREKVALVAYALIGIRL; encoded by the coding sequence ATGCACTCCAGAGGGTCCACCCTCACTCTTCTTCCACTGGTCATCCTGGCCCTGCTGGCCATCGTTTTTCTGGCGCTGCCTAACCTGCGAGTGCCCAATGCCGAGCGTCCGTACAGCACGCTGATTGTGCTGGGTGCGGCGCAGTACGCGGGGCGGCCCAGTCCAGCCTTCCAGCGGCGGCTGAACCACGCGCTGGCGCTGTACCGGGGCGGCGGCGTGCAACAGATCGTGGTGACGGGCGGGCGGCGCCCCAACGATCCGTTCAGCGAGGGCGAGGTTGGAACGGCCTATCTGAATCAACACGGTGTCCCGGCAACCGCCCTGCTGGCAGAGACCCGCAGCCGCACCACCATCGAGAACCTGCGCTACGCCCGGACCATGCTGCTGCCCCACACGCCGATCACGCTCGTGACCGACGAGGCCCACGCCCCGCGCGCCCTGGCCCTGGCACGGGCAATCGGCCTCGAGGCCAACGTGAGCGCCAGTCCCCTGAGCGCCAACGTCAACCGCAGTTACCTGCTGCGCGAGAAAGTGGCGCTGGTGGCCTACGCCCTGATTGGTATTCGACTGTAA